From Candidatus Woesearchaeota archaeon, a single genomic window includes:
- a CDS encoding prefoldin subunit, which yields MITTEEKINQLSVMEQSIQQIINQKKKFQNQLLETESALNEVSTETYKIIGNFMFKKNSEELKKELIEKKELLKTRIRTYDEQEEKTEKRFKELQQQVLKELEKKGDK from the coding sequence ATGATAACAACAGAAGAAAAAATAAACCAATTATCAGTAATGGAACAAAGCATTCAACAAATAATAAACCAAAAAAAGAAATTCCAAAACCAATTACTAGAAACAGAATCAGCACTAAACGAAGTAAGTACAGAAACATACAAAATCATAGGGAACTTCATGTTCAAAAAAAATTCTGAAGAACTAAAAAAAGAACTAATAGAAAAAAAAGAATTACTAAAAACAAGAATAAGAACTTACGATGAACAAGAAGAAAAAACCGAAAAAAGATTTAAAGAACTACAACAACAAGTACTAAAAGAACTAGAAAAAAAAGGAGATAAATAA
- a CDS encoding UPF0147 family protein has protein sequence MKEVKQVIDLLEELQEDTSVSKNVKSKIQIMKQELQETDKENLSLTVNKILSDLEELSSDVNIPMFVRTQIWSVTSLLETLS, from the coding sequence ATGAAAGAAGTAAAACAAGTAATAGACTTACTAGAAGAACTACAAGAAGATACATCAGTGTCAAAAAACGTCAAATCAAAAATACAAATAATGAAACAAGAATTACAAGAAACAGACAAAGAAAACTTATCATTAACAGTTAACAAAATATTATCAGACCTAGAAGAATTATCAAGTGACGTAAACATACCGATGTTCGTAAGAACCCAGATATGGAGCGTGACAAGTCTACTAGAAACACTATCATAA
- the rpl37ae gene encoding 50S ribosomal protein L37ae (structural models have indicated that the folded zinc-finger motif interacts mainly with domain III of 23S rRNA, whereas the amino-terminal region of L37 interacts primarily with domain II), with product MAKKTNLTTKRFGPRYGRTVKQKVAKVEALAKKTYKCPYCSAEKVKKKTAGIWECRKCDKVFTSKAYTVDKAVFSKKE from the coding sequence ATGGCAAAAAAAACAAATCTAACAACGAAAAGATTCGGACCTAGATACGGAAGAACAGTAAAACAAAAAGTAGCAAAAGTAGAAGCATTAGCAAAAAAAACATACAAGTGTCCGTATTGTAGCGCCGAAAAAGTAAAAAAGAAAACAGCAGGAATCTGGGAATGCAGAAAATGTGACAAAGTATTCACAAGCAAAGCATACACAGTAGATAAAGCAGTTTTCTCAAAAAAAGAATAA
- a CDS encoding DNA-directed RNA polymerase subunit P, protein MSEYVCFSCSKTLTNDHLRKRIRCPYCGSKIMFKKRSISTTVDAI, encoded by the coding sequence ATGTCAGAATATGTCTGTTTTAGTTGTAGTAAAACCCTTACGAACGATCATCTAAGAAAAAGAATAAGATGTCCGTACTGCGGTTCAAAAATAATGTTCAAAAAAAGATCAATATCCACCACTGTAGACGCAATCTAA
- a CDS encoding mechanosensitive ion channel family protein has protein sequence MDEVVESFNFDGVNPVVSIDLLSNITFALIIMLVGFAVGKLVGIALFKFFNGIELNKGLKKLFVFGFDFSRSFSSFVSWIIYVISVVLALLSLNILRELLLVVLFFVGFVFFGSFVFGLFFSLPNFFAGFIIKNKSFVKVNDFVVVNTVRGEVVSIGFFNTKIKGLKGETFLVPNKLILRKAKVVKTL, from the coding sequence ATGGATGAAGTTGTTGAGTCTTTTAATTTTGATGGTGTTAATCCAGTTGTGAGTATTGATTTGTTGAGTAATATCACGTTTGCTTTAATTATTATGCTTGTTGGTTTCGCTGTTGGTAAACTTGTTGGTATTGCTTTGTTTAAGTTTTTTAATGGTATAGAGCTTAATAAGGGTTTGAAGAAGTTGTTTGTTTTTGGTTTTGATTTTAGTCGTTCTTTTAGTTCTTTTGTTTCTTGGATTATTTATGTGATTAGTGTTGTTTTAGCCTTATTATCTCTTAATATTCTTCGTGAATTATTATTAGTTGTTTTGTTTTTTGTAGGTTTTGTTTTTTTTGGTTCTTTTGTTTTTGGATTGTTTTTTTCTTTGCCTAATTTCTTTGCTGGTTTCATTATTAAGAATAAGTCTTTTGTTAAGGTTAATGATTTTGTTGTTGTTAATACGGTGCGAGGAGAAGTTGTTAGTATTGGTTTTTTTAACACTAAGATTAAGGGTTTGAAAGGAGAAACATTTTTGGTTCCTAATAAATTAATTTTGAGAAAAGCTAAAGTTGTTAAAACTTTATGA
- a CDS encoding [FeFe] hydrogenase, group A encodes MKITINGKEVEAKEGEKIIDTITRNGIIVPTLCRNKHLDPAGACRLCVVEIENAPKLVASCTTPVREGMNIKTHTPRVIKSRRINIELLLANHNKDCTSCSQNLNCKLQRYSEELMINEVRFEGEKRQSTPDNSNISIKRDNSKCILCGQCYRTCNEIQTVYAIGQQNRGFQTKVAPPFELNMKESNCVNCGQCVITCPTGALSEQNNVREVTNALASEKILIAQTAPSIRATLGELLGMKPGISVTGKMVTALKELGFQKVFDTDLAADITIVEEATEFAKRLKNKKDLPMITTCCPAWIKFAEQYFFEQLNHMSSCRSPQAMMASLIKTYYAEKNKIKPENIILVDIMPCTAKKYEINRPEFQGEADYVLTTVELARLIKQHNINFKELPSTDFDNPLGESTGAGLIFGRSGGVMEAALRTAADLITGQDIKNIEYKEVRGLQTTKEATIKIGNQEIKVCVVHTLGEARKIMNQIRQGKSPYDFIEIMACYGGCIGGGGQPRYESDEQLKQRMQAITKEDKNKKIRKSHQNPSVIKLYKEYIGEYGGKKAHKLLHTKYEEKESI; translated from the coding sequence ATGAAAATAACAATAAACGGAAAAGAAGTAGAAGCTAAAGAAGGCGAAAAAATAATAGACACAATAACGAGGAACGGAATAATAGTTCCAACACTGTGCAGAAACAAACACTTAGACCCAGCAGGAGCATGCAGATTATGCGTGGTAGAAATAGAAAACGCACCAAAACTCGTCGCTTCATGCACCACGCCAGTAAGAGAAGGAATGAACATAAAAACACACACACCAAGAGTAATAAAATCAAGAAGAATAAACATAGAACTCCTACTAGCAAACCATAACAAAGACTGCACCTCTTGCTCACAGAACCTAAACTGCAAACTACAAAGATACTCAGAGGAACTAATGATAAACGAAGTAAGATTTGAAGGAGAAAAAAGACAATCAACACCGGATAATTCAAACATTTCAATAAAACGGGACAACTCAAAATGCATATTATGCGGACAATGCTACAGAACATGCAACGAAATACAAACAGTGTACGCAATAGGACAACAAAACAGAGGATTCCAAACCAAAGTAGCCCCGCCATTCGAATTAAACATGAAAGAAAGCAACTGCGTGAATTGTGGACAATGCGTAATAACTTGTCCGACAGGAGCACTAAGCGAACAAAACAACGTAAGAGAAGTAACAAACGCGTTAGCATCAGAAAAAATACTAATAGCCCAAACCGCGCCATCAATAAGAGCAACACTGGGAGAACTACTAGGAATGAAACCAGGAATAAGCGTAACAGGAAAAATGGTCACAGCACTAAAAGAACTAGGATTCCAAAAAGTATTTGACACGGACCTAGCCGCAGACATAACAATAGTAGAAGAAGCCACAGAATTCGCAAAAAGACTAAAAAACAAAAAAGACTTACCTATGATTACGACGTGTTGCCCAGCGTGGATAAAATTCGCGGAACAATACTTCTTCGAACAACTAAATCACATGTCATCATGCAGAAGCCCGCAGGCAATGATGGCGTCACTAATAAAAACGTACTACGCAGAAAAAAACAAAATAAAACCAGAAAACATAATATTAGTGGACATAATGCCTTGTACCGCGAAGAAATACGAAATAAACAGACCAGAATTTCAAGGCGAAGCGGACTACGTCCTAACAACAGTGGAACTAGCAAGACTAATCAAACAACACAACATAAACTTCAAAGAATTACCAAGCACTGACTTTGACAATCCATTAGGAGAAAGCACAGGGGCAGGATTAATATTCGGACGAAGCGGAGGAGTAATGGAAGCAGCATTAAGGACGGCTGCGGACTTAATAACAGGACAAGACATAAAAAATATAGAATACAAAGAAGTACGAGGCTTACAAACCACGAAAGAAGCCACAATCAAAATAGGAAACCAAGAAATAAAAGTGTGCGTAGTTCACACACTAGGAGAAGCAAGAAAAATAATGAACCAAATCAGACAAGGAAAAAGCCCATATGACTTCATAGAAATAATGGCGTGCTACGGAGGATGTATAGGTGGAGGAGGACAACCAAGATATGAATCAGACGAACAACTAAAACAAAGAATGCAAGCAATAACAAAAGAAGACAAAAACAAAAAAATTAGGAAATCACATCAAAACCCATCAGTAATAAAGCTCTACAAAGAATACATAGGAGAATATGGAGGTAAAAAAGCTCATAAATTACTGCACACGAAGTACGAAGAAAAAGAATCAATATGA